In a genomic window of Candidatus Palauibacter polyketidifaciens:
- a CDS encoding choice-of-anchor B family protein encodes MNRTRSFFATAVCGLLFVPAADAQQFGETVVLSESRIIVSEPIDPSAAPAESTPRSLYVYERGDGGWAQTGTLRAPEHDGPDYFGRFVVADGDRLLVGATALDEDGDGESDGSVLVFSKTGDGWEFERYLRPASVPLGSSFGRFAALAGDLLVVTALGYEGTGGAWVFERGAGGDWVEQGILTPSDPDPQQEFFGWGAHTDGERVIVGAFAGPQLPGAAYVFGRDAGGAWVQEARLGLTGDEAQPGAAIALDRAPTISVGVDGDHAMLGLPGLDEGAGAVLLYERRSSGDWVRNGSLAAFDRQPGAGFGATFTAHDGELWVAAPGADLFGAIYAFDWDAEARRFGSASKINAGASTDAGDGFGISVSAAGDLAVVGQPWDDGSMGSAVVLERRDGRWAETAKIFIPEERRPLATLAEVECGEDGMADQFTCDQVDVISFLPLDRIGGTDRGIETNDVWGWTDPVTGREYAIVGRTDGTAFIDISNPEAPAYLGSLPKTPGSITNSWRDIKVYADHAFVVADGAGRHGMQVFDLTRLRDVRNAPVEFDADALYDGIASSHNIVINEETGTAYSVGSNGGGETCGGGLHMIDVREPKDPRFIGCFADDGSRYQGRGYTHDAQCVNYRGPDAEHLGKEICFGANESYLSIADVTDPENPVSLATQNYAAVAYAHQGWLTEDHRYFYQNDEGDEMASVNAAQQAGTEPDMRGTRTLVWDVSDLDDPVLVGEHFGETFTIDHNLYIVGDLMYQSNYVSGLRVLDISDRENPREVGFFDTVPWDESVTFDGSWSNYPFFASGTIVVSSGKEGVFFLKYRRPELVP; translated from the coding sequence ATGAATAGAACACGGAGCTTCTTCGCCACGGCCGTCTGCGGACTGCTGTTCGTGCCCGCGGCCGACGCGCAGCAGTTCGGCGAGACCGTCGTGCTCAGCGAGAGCCGGATCATCGTCAGCGAGCCCATCGATCCGAGTGCGGCACCCGCCGAGTCGACGCCGCGCTCGCTGTACGTCTACGAACGCGGCGACGGTGGCTGGGCGCAGACCGGGACGCTTCGCGCCCCCGAGCACGACGGTCCCGACTACTTCGGCCGCTTCGTCGTCGCCGACGGCGACCGGCTGCTCGTGGGGGCGACGGCGCTCGACGAGGACGGCGACGGCGAGAGCGACGGCAGCGTGCTCGTCTTCAGCAAGACCGGGGACGGTTGGGAATTCGAGCGCTACCTGCGCCCCGCAAGCGTGCCGCTCGGGTCTTCCTTCGGTCGCTTCGCGGCGCTGGCGGGCGACCTTCTCGTGGTGACGGCCCTCGGCTACGAGGGGACCGGCGGCGCCTGGGTATTCGAACGCGGCGCCGGCGGCGATTGGGTCGAGCAGGGGATCCTGACGCCGTCGGATCCCGATCCGCAGCAGGAGTTTTTCGGCTGGGGCGCGCACACCGACGGAGAGCGCGTCATCGTCGGCGCCTTCGCCGGCCCGCAGCTTCCCGGCGCCGCGTACGTGTTCGGGCGCGACGCGGGCGGCGCGTGGGTGCAGGAGGCTCGGCTCGGGCTCACAGGGGACGAGGCCCAGCCCGGCGCCGCGATCGCACTCGACCGCGCCCCCACGATCTCGGTCGGCGTCGATGGAGACCACGCGATGCTGGGCCTCCCCGGGCTGGACGAGGGGGCGGGCGCGGTCCTCCTCTACGAGCGGCGCTCCTCGGGCGACTGGGTGCGGAACGGATCGCTGGCGGCGTTCGACCGCCAGCCCGGCGCCGGGTTCGGCGCAACCTTCACGGCGCACGACGGGGAACTCTGGGTCGCCGCCCCCGGCGCGGACCTGTTCGGCGCCATCTACGCCTTCGACTGGGATGCCGAGGCGAGGCGTTTCGGCTCCGCGAGCAAGATCAACGCGGGCGCGAGCACCGATGCGGGCGACGGGTTCGGAATCTCCGTCTCCGCGGCGGGTGACCTGGCGGTCGTCGGACAGCCGTGGGACGACGGGTCGATGGGGTCGGCGGTCGTGCTCGAGCGCCGGGACGGGCGCTGGGCCGAGACGGCGAAGATCTTCATCCCCGAGGAACGCCGTCCGCTGGCGACGCTCGCCGAGGTGGAGTGCGGCGAGGACGGCATGGCCGACCAGTTCACCTGCGACCAGGTCGACGTGATCTCGTTTCTGCCTCTCGACCGGATCGGGGGAACGGACCGCGGCATCGAGACGAACGACGTCTGGGGCTGGACCGATCCCGTGACGGGCCGCGAGTACGCGATCGTCGGCCGCACGGACGGCACGGCGTTCATCGACATCTCCAACCCGGAAGCGCCCGCGTATCTGGGCAGTCTGCCGAAGACGCCCGGGTCGATCACCAATTCGTGGCGCGACATCAAGGTGTACGCGGACCACGCGTTCGTCGTCGCCGACGGCGCGGGCCGGCACGGGATGCAGGTGTTCGATCTCACGCGGCTCCGCGACGTGCGCAACGCGCCCGTCGAGTTCGACGCCGATGCCCTGTACGACGGGATCGCGAGTTCCCACAACATCGTGATCAACGAGGAGACCGGAACCGCGTACAGCGTGGGGTCGAACGGGGGCGGCGAGACGTGCGGCGGCGGTCTTCACATGATCGACGTCCGCGAACCGAAGGATCCCCGCTTCATCGGCTGCTTCGCCGACGACGGGTCGCGATACCAGGGCCGGGGGTACACGCACGACGCGCAGTGCGTGAACTACCGGGGACCCGATGCGGAGCACCTGGGCAAGGAGATCTGCTTCGGAGCCAACGAGAGCTATCTCTCCATCGCCGACGTGACCGATCCCGAGAATCCGGTCTCGCTCGCGACCCAGAACTACGCGGCCGTCGCATACGCGCATCAGGGCTGGCTCACCGAAGACCACCGATACTTCTACCAGAACGACGAAGGCGACGAGATGGCGTCGGTCAACGCGGCACAACAGGCCGGGACCGAGCCGGACATGCGGGGCACGCGCACGCTCGTCTGGGACGTGTCGGATCTCGATGACCCGGTGCTGGTCGGCGAACACTTCGGGGAGACGTTCACGATCGACCACAACCTCTACATCGTCGGCGATCTCATGTACCAGTCGAACTACGTGAGCGGGCTTCGCGTACTCGACATCAGCGACCGCGAGAACCCGCGCGAGGTCGGCTTCTTCGACACGGTGCCGTGGGACGAGTCCGTCACTTTCGACGGCTCGTGGTCGAACTACCCGTTCTTCGCGAGCGGGACGATCGTCGTGTCGAGCGGCAAGGAAGGCGTGTTCTTCCTCAAGTACCGCCGTCCGGAACTCGTGCCCTGA
- a CDS encoding choice-of-anchor B family protein, with the protein MRGFSRVAALGAAFACLATPVTGQGFGRGPAVAVSSGQVLIAESGGPTSTGAVYVYERGPDGWAVSAELAPYAAEEGGRFGISLAVDGDRMLVGSPGAAHVFERSDGGWEEVATLTPADLPEGNVFGAGGAIAGDLAMVAATGQGGRGRPGVAGRVHFFEWDGSAWNEAGIVESPEAAAGDGFGAAMITDGRVAAIGAPGTAVGNTNGAGAVFFFTRADDGTWTAAPEPLTAPEAGANAGFGGVLHGEDTEDGFRLVVGAPGAGGVGIAYTFTPDGDAWRPEGRLYPPVVAGDGRSFGGNFANAFAAVGGEIWIGGSGSGAGREGRVLRYSTDPAGGVELAGAVSASNRAAGDGFGGSLAAEGGVAVVAASRKDYGMGTAYIFERQGDEWVETAEVWSDATNYAAINGHEVGCEEGVSADFDCSEVNILSFMPVQSLGANRGVRVNDVWGWTDPQTGREYALVGLTDQASFIDITDSQNPRYIGRLPMTEGARGSVWRDIKVFRDHAFIVSDGAGDHGMQVFDLSRLRDVGSEPVTFEADAHYDGIASAHNIVINEETGFAYSVGSSGGGETCGGGLHMIDISEPTEPNFAGCFGHEGTGRRGTGYSHDALCLIYDGPDREHAGKEICFGSNETDVSIADVTDKDNPIPLSTATYANVAYAHQGWVTEDHRFFYLGDELDELRTQFSGTRTMIFDITDLDDPVLVKEHFGESTASDHNMYVLGDLLYQSNYNSGLRILNVSDPENPIEVGFLDTVPHAEGPAMGGSWSNYPYFASGTIIVTSGSEGLFMVKYQKPELVP; encoded by the coding sequence ATGCGCGGATTTTCACGAGTCGCGGCCCTTGGGGCCGCCTTCGCCTGCCTGGCCACGCCAGTCACGGGACAGGGTTTCGGACGCGGCCCCGCCGTCGCGGTCTCCTCCGGCCAGGTCCTCATCGCCGAGAGCGGCGGCCCGACTTCGACGGGAGCCGTCTACGTGTACGAGCGAGGTCCGGATGGATGGGCCGTCTCCGCGGAACTTGCGCCCTACGCGGCGGAAGAGGGCGGCCGGTTCGGGATTTCGCTCGCGGTCGACGGCGACCGCATGCTCGTCGGCTCACCCGGCGCGGCCCACGTGTTCGAGCGGAGCGATGGAGGTTGGGAGGAAGTCGCGACGCTGACGCCGGCCGACCTGCCGGAAGGCAACGTCTTCGGTGCCGGCGGGGCGATCGCGGGCGACCTTGCGATGGTGGCCGCGACCGGTCAGGGGGGCCGCGGGAGACCCGGTGTCGCCGGCCGCGTCCATTTCTTCGAGTGGGACGGCTCCGCCTGGAATGAAGCCGGAATCGTCGAATCCCCCGAGGCGGCCGCCGGGGACGGCTTCGGCGCCGCGATGATCACCGATGGCCGGGTGGCGGCGATCGGTGCTCCCGGGACCGCCGTGGGCAATACGAACGGCGCCGGTGCGGTCTTCTTCTTCACCCGGGCCGATGACGGGACGTGGACGGCGGCGCCGGAACCGCTCACGGCCCCGGAAGCGGGCGCGAACGCGGGCTTCGGAGGCGTCCTGCACGGCGAGGACACCGAGGACGGCTTCCGGCTCGTCGTCGGAGCCCCCGGTGCCGGGGGCGTGGGCATCGCCTACACCTTCACTCCCGATGGCGATGCCTGGAGGCCCGAAGGCCGGCTCTATCCGCCGGTCGTAGCCGGGGACGGCCGGTCCTTCGGCGGGAACTTCGCCAACGCCTTCGCGGCCGTGGGCGGAGAGATCTGGATCGGCGGGTCCGGCTCCGGCGCGGGCCGCGAGGGGCGGGTGCTTCGCTACTCGACCGACCCGGCTGGCGGCGTGGAGCTCGCCGGCGCGGTCTCCGCCTCGAACCGGGCCGCGGGCGACGGCTTCGGCGGCAGCCTCGCCGCGGAGGGCGGCGTCGCGGTCGTCGCGGCGAGCCGCAAGGACTACGGGATGGGGACCGCCTACATCTTCGAGCGGCAGGGCGACGAGTGGGTCGAAACCGCCGAGGTGTGGAGCGACGCGACGAACTACGCGGCGATCAACGGTCACGAGGTGGGCTGCGAGGAAGGGGTGTCGGCCGACTTCGACTGCAGCGAGGTGAACATCCTCTCCTTCATGCCGGTGCAGTCGCTCGGGGCGAACCGCGGCGTCCGCGTCAACGACGTGTGGGGATGGACCGATCCGCAGACCGGTCGCGAGTACGCCCTCGTTGGGCTCACCGACCAGGCTTCGTTCATCGACATCACCGACTCGCAGAACCCGCGCTACATCGGGCGTCTTCCGATGACGGAGGGCGCGCGGGGCAGCGTGTGGCGCGACATCAAGGTCTTCAGGGATCATGCCTTCATCGTTTCCGATGGGGCGGGCGACCACGGGATGCAGGTGTTCGACCTCTCGCGCCTGCGCGACGTGGGGAGCGAGCCGGTCACCTTCGAGGCGGACGCCCACTACGATGGGATCGCGTCCGCGCACAACATCGTGATCAACGAGGAGACGGGCTTCGCCTACAGCGTGGGATCGAGCGGCGGCGGTGAGACGTGCGGCGGCGGCCTCCACATGATCGATATCAGCGAGCCGACGGAGCCGAACTTCGCAGGCTGCTTCGGGCACGAGGGCACGGGGCGTCGCGGCACCGGGTACTCGCACGACGCGCTCTGCCTCATCTATGACGGCCCGGACCGCGAGCACGCCGGCAAGGAGATCTGCTTCGGATCGAACGAGACGGACGTCTCGATCGCCGACGTCACCGACAAGGACAATCCGATCCCCCTGTCGACGGCCACGTACGCGAACGTCGCCTACGCCCACCAGGGCTGGGTGACGGAAGATCACCGTTTCTTCTACCTGGGAGACGAACTCGACGAACTGAGGACGCAGTTCTCGGGTACGCGGACGATGATCTTCGACATCACCGACCTCGACGACCCCGTCCTCGTGAAGGAGCACTTCGGCGAGTCGACGGCGAGCGACCACAACATGTACGTGCTCGGCGACCTGCTCTATCAGTCGAACTACAACAGCGGACTCCGGATCCTGAACGTGAGCGACCCGGAGAATCCGATCGAAGTCGGCTTCCTCGACACCGTGCCCCATGCGGAGGGCCCCGCGATGGGCGGCTCGTGGAGCAACTATCCGTACTTCGCGAGCGGGACGATCATCGTGACGAGCGGGAGCGAAGGCCTGTTCATGGTGAAGTACCAGAAGCCGGAGCTCGTTCCGTAA
- a CDS encoding EVE domain-containing protein: MPVEITGYWLAKTEPHVYSIDDFARDGETEWDGVRNYQVRNFMRDRMNPGEKILIYHSNTRVLGVYGVAEVAGPAHPDSTQFDPDSHYFDPKSSRENPRWWCPDFRYLETFGTPVTRQMMKETAGLETINVMKRGMRLSVMPVTEEEFGIILRLGRGE; this comes from the coding sequence ATGCCGGTTGAAATCACCGGATACTGGCTCGCCAAGACCGAGCCTCACGTGTACTCGATCGACGACTTCGCCCGCGACGGCGAGACGGAATGGGACGGCGTGCGGAACTACCAGGTCCGCAACTTCATGCGCGACCGGATGAACCCGGGAGAGAAGATCCTCATCTATCATTCCAACACCCGGGTGCTCGGCGTGTACGGCGTGGCGGAAGTCGCGGGTCCGGCGCACCCGGACTCCACCCAGTTCGATCCCGACAGCCACTACTTCGACCCGAAGTCGAGCCGGGAGAATCCCCGCTGGTGGTGCCCCGATTTCCGCTACCTGGAAACCTTCGGGACGCCGGTGACCCGGCAGATGATGAAGGAAACGGCCGGCCTCGAGACCATTAATGTGATGAAACGCGGCATGCGACTCTCGGTCATGCCGGTGACGGAGGAGGAGTTCGGGATCATCCTCCGTCTGGGGCGCGGAGAATAG
- a CDS encoding VCBS repeat-containing protein produces MAAPRNRQAAPAALTAALLAAGCASGGVGPGELAPERAADDESGFVRTVTPFPVFDQSGNAYEIPFLGGFNVPRPQWVDIDGDGDLDLFVQETTDRLLFFEREDTPDGRRHTWRPAAYSDLEVGEWFRFVDVDADGDRDLLAESPFSYMKLYRNTGTAGGAVFELIADTLRDTRGEAIFSDRQNIPNAADIDCDGRLDLFIGRLVGTVTRYEATGAIGANASPFRHITDRFEDIEIVADPAAAGGVPPFDGPDAGGPFPTLHGANTMALADYDADGDTDMFWGDFFEAGLLLIENAGSCEAPNLRVEPRPFPLDDPIRTSGYNAPTFGDYDGDGDLDLLMGVLGGAYNANTTTADNLMLFSQESDGGFELRTRRFISQIDVGSESVASLVDLDGDGDLDLLLGNKIDPGDLSNSRVFLFENEGSATRPAFRRTGEFELPGAYHNAPAFGDLDADGDLDLLLGTWRDEIRYVRNEGSATEPRLTLVDSAFVEITRGSNATPALGDLDGDGDLDLMIGESSGALNYYENVGSASEPSFEFVSDEYAEIDIGRRSFPKLLDHDGDGDLDLVVGTESDGIRYFRNDGSPAAPNFVEADGGFPAAEDLPLFATPEFGDLDGDGDLDLVVGAAGGGIYYFERR; encoded by the coding sequence ATGGCCGCACCCCGGAACCGGCAGGCCGCGCCGGCCGCGCTGACGGCGGCGCTCCTCGCGGCGGGATGCGCCTCGGGCGGCGTCGGCCCGGGCGAGCTGGCGCCGGAGCGCGCAGCCGACGACGAAAGCGGATTCGTCCGCACCGTCACCCCCTTTCCGGTGTTCGACCAGTCGGGGAACGCGTACGAAATCCCCTTCCTCGGCGGCTTCAACGTCCCCCGCCCGCAGTGGGTGGATATCGACGGAGATGGAGACCTCGACCTCTTCGTGCAGGAGACGACGGACCGTCTGCTGTTCTTCGAGCGCGAAGACACGCCGGACGGACGGCGCCATACCTGGCGGCCGGCTGCGTACTCGGATCTCGAGGTCGGAGAGTGGTTCCGCTTCGTGGATGTCGACGCCGACGGCGACCGGGACCTCCTCGCGGAGTCCCCCTTCAGCTACATGAAGCTGTACAGGAACACGGGCACCGCCGGCGGGGCCGTATTCGAACTCATCGCGGACACGCTTCGCGACACGCGCGGGGAGGCGATCTTCTCTGATCGACAGAACATCCCCAATGCGGCGGACATCGACTGCGACGGCCGCCTCGACCTCTTCATCGGCCGCCTGGTGGGGACGGTCACGCGCTACGAGGCGACGGGCGCGATCGGCGCGAACGCCTCGCCCTTCCGGCACATCACGGACCGCTTCGAGGACATCGAGATCGTCGCCGACCCGGCGGCGGCCGGGGGCGTGCCGCCCTTCGATGGCCCGGACGCGGGCGGGCCCTTCCCCACCCTGCACGGGGCGAACACGATGGCGCTCGCCGACTACGACGCGGACGGCGACACGGACATGTTCTGGGGCGACTTTTTCGAGGCCGGGCTCCTCCTGATCGAGAACGCGGGCTCGTGCGAGGCTCCGAACCTCCGCGTGGAGCCGCGTCCCTTCCCCCTCGACGATCCGATCCGGACGAGCGGCTACAATGCCCCGACCTTCGGCGACTACGACGGCGACGGCGACCTCGACCTGCTCATGGGCGTGCTCGGCGGCGCCTACAACGCGAACACGACGACCGCCGACAACCTCATGCTCTTCTCGCAGGAGTCCGATGGCGGCTTCGAGCTTCGCACGCGCCGCTTCATCTCGCAGATCGATGTGGGCAGCGAGAGCGTGGCCTCGCTTGTGGATCTCGACGGGGACGGCGACCTCGACCTCCTGCTCGGCAACAAGATCGACCCCGGGGATCTGTCGAACTCGCGCGTCTTCCTGTTCGAGAACGAGGGAAGCGCGACGCGGCCGGCCTTCCGCCGGACGGGCGAGTTCGAGCTGCCGGGCGCCTACCACAACGCGCCGGCCTTCGGCGACCTGGACGCGGATGGCGACCTCGACCTGCTGCTCGGCACCTGGCGCGACGAGATCCGCTACGTGCGGAACGAGGGCTCGGCCACGGAGCCCCGCCTCACGCTGGTGGACTCGGCGTTCGTCGAGATCACGCGCGGGAGCAACGCGACGCCCGCGCTCGGCGACCTCGATGGCGATGGAGATCTCGACCTCATGATCGGGGAGTCCTCGGGAGCGCTGAACTACTACGAGAACGTCGGCTCCGCCTCGGAGCCGAGCTTCGAATTCGTGAGCGACGAATACGCGGAGATCGACATCGGCCGGCGGAGCTTCCCCAAGCTCCTCGACCACGACGGGGACGGCGACCTCGACCTCGTCGTCGGTACGGAGTCCGACGGGATCCGCTACTTCCGGAACGATGGGAGTCCCGCGGCCCCGAACTTTGTCGAAGCCGACGGCGGCTTCCCCGCCGCCGAGGATCTGCCGCTGTTCGCGACGCCGGAGTTCGGGGATCTGGACGGGGACGGCGACCTCGACCTCGTCGTCGGCGCCGCCGGGGGCGGCATCTATTACTTCGAACGACGTTGA
- a CDS encoding PhzF family phenazine biosynthesis protein, whose protein sequence is MKIPLYQLDAFSDRPFEGNPAAVCPLEAWLDDDVLQKIAAENNLSETAFFVRDDGGDGSGEGGFGLRWFTPVSEVDLCGHATLASAWVILERLAPGRESVSFETRSGELIVERGEGDLLVMDFPARPAVSREAPRALVEGLGAAPAEVLASDRDYLVLLDAEDDVRKLKPDFSRLRGLDRLGIIVSAPGVSADFVSRFFAPSVGVPEDPVTGSAHCTLAPYWAERLDRGEAPLEARQISARGGTLICRHLGDRVTIAGRAALYLTGEITL, encoded by the coding sequence ATGAAGATCCCGCTGTATCAGCTCGACGCCTTCTCGGACCGCCCCTTCGAGGGCAATCCGGCCGCCGTCTGCCCGCTCGAGGCGTGGCTCGACGACGACGTTCTGCAGAAGATCGCGGCGGAGAACAACCTCTCGGAGACCGCTTTCTTCGTTCGGGACGACGGGGGCGACGGGAGCGGGGAGGGCGGGTTCGGGCTCCGCTGGTTCACGCCCGTGTCCGAGGTCGACCTGTGCGGACACGCAACGCTGGCCTCCGCCTGGGTCATTCTCGAGCGGCTGGCGCCCGGCCGCGAGAGCGTGAGTTTCGAGACGAGAAGCGGCGAACTCATCGTGGAGCGGGGCGAGGGAGATCTCCTCGTGATGGATTTTCCGGCGCGCCCGGCGGTGTCGCGCGAAGCTCCCCGCGCCCTCGTGGAGGGTTTGGGAGCGGCACCCGCGGAGGTACTGGCGTCGGACCGGGATTATCTCGTCCTCCTCGATGCCGAAGACGACGTCCGGAAGCTGAAGCCGGATTTCAGCCGACTGCGCGGACTGGATCGCCTCGGGATCATCGTGAGCGCGCCGGGCGTGAGCGCGGATTTCGTGTCCCGCTTCTTTGCGCCCAGCGTCGGCGTGCCGGAGGATCCGGTCACGGGCTCCGCGCACTGCACGCTGGCGCCCTACTGGGCCGAGCGGCTGGATCGCGGCGAGGCGCCGCTTGAGGCACGGCAGATCAGTGCCCGCGGCGGCACCCTCATCTGTCGCCACCTCGGGGACCGCGTGACGATCGCCGGCCGTGCGGCGCTCTACCTTACCGGCGAGATTACGCTGTGA
- a CDS encoding YncE family protein encodes MPRVAAAARSGLLALGLVGLVAVRAAAAADVTAASAEGPFLYVANQEAAAVTVIDLETHEVVEVIDLEAMGYGANAKPHHVAVEPDGSFWYVSLIAANQVLKFDRDNELVASVEFERPGLLALHPSEPWLFVGRSMAAVNPPQRIGRIDRMSMEVEEYDVFIPRPHALLASPDGGWVYAGSLGENSVVTVEAESGEAELLRLPGSGAMPHVLVQYAISPDGETLVATAEMTAKLLVFDVTEPAAPKLVGELDVGARPWHPSWSADGRWIWFGNLGANEVTLVDTSDWSVAAVIRGEGLAEPHGSVLSPDGSRLYVANRNETGSYESSDRMGYDAPGGTVVVIDTATREIVDVIETPPYASGIGLASSPR; translated from the coding sequence TTGCCACGAGTAGCCGCCGCCGCGCGGTCCGGCCTCCTCGCCCTGGGACTGGTCGGACTCGTGGCGGTGCGGGCCGCCGCGGCGGCGGACGTGACCGCCGCCTCCGCCGAAGGCCCGTTCCTCTACGTGGCGAACCAGGAGGCGGCCGCCGTGACCGTTATCGACCTCGAGACGCACGAGGTCGTCGAGGTCATCGACCTGGAGGCCATGGGGTACGGGGCGAACGCGAAGCCGCACCACGTTGCGGTCGAGCCGGACGGATCGTTCTGGTATGTGTCGCTCATCGCGGCCAATCAGGTGCTCAAGTTCGACCGCGACAACGAACTCGTCGCCTCCGTCGAGTTCGAGCGGCCGGGCCTCCTCGCGCTCCACCCCTCGGAGCCGTGGCTCTTCGTGGGGCGGTCGATGGCCGCGGTGAACCCGCCGCAGCGCATCGGCCGCATCGACCGGATGTCGATGGAGGTCGAGGAATACGACGTCTTCATCCCGCGTCCGCACGCGCTGCTGGCGAGCCCCGACGGCGGGTGGGTCTACGCGGGCAGCCTGGGAGAGAACTCCGTCGTCACGGTCGAAGCGGAGAGCGGCGAGGCGGAGTTGCTCAGGCTTCCCGGTTCCGGGGCGATGCCCCACGTCCTCGTGCAATACGCGATCTCCCCGGACGGCGAGACGCTCGTCGCAACCGCCGAGATGACCGCCAAGCTCCTCGTATTCGACGTCACGGAGCCGGCGGCGCCGAAGCTCGTGGGGGAGCTGGACGTCGGTGCGCGGCCGTGGCACCCGAGCTGGTCGGCGGACGGGCGCTGGATCTGGTTCGGCAACCTGGGCGCGAACGAGGTCACGCTGGTCGACACGTCCGACTGGTCCGTGGCCGCCGTGATTCGGGGCGAAGGCCTCGCCGAACCGCACGGCAGCGTGCTCTCGCCGGACGGATCCCGACTGTACGTGGCGAACCGGAACGAGACCGGGTCCTACGAGTCGTCGGACCGGATGGGATACGACGCTCCCGGCGGCACGGTCGTCGTCATCGACACCGCGACCCGGGAGATCGTCGACGTCATCGAGACACCGCCCTACGCGTCGGGCATCGGTCTCGCCTCCAGCCCGCGCTGA
- a CDS encoding PQQ-dependent sugar dehydrogenase — MLTGLSQPVFLAAPPGDSRLFVVEQTGRIRIANADGGLLGDPFLDLSARVGTAPEGGLLTMAFHPRYADNGQVFVYYTDTGDDTVVERYTVSGDPDRLDPGSAKRILALTQRRRNHNGGMLQFGPDGMLYIFLGDEGGAGDPFGNGQNPETLHGSILRIDVDGGDPYAIPDDNPFAGEEGGRGEIWAIGVRNPWRSTFDFADHVLYVADVGQNEREEINAVPAGEAGVNYGWNTMEGSACYESSECDMSGLTLPVVEYVHDGSVCSVTGGYVYRGSQLPEIAGHYFYSDFCTGFLRSFRFDGSQATDARRWNVGSLGAVSSFGVDGSGELYVVNLTGSVSRLERRQP, encoded by the coding sequence GTGCTGACCGGACTCTCCCAGCCGGTCTTTCTCGCCGCCCCGCCGGGCGACTCGAGACTCTTCGTCGTCGAGCAGACAGGTCGCATCCGCATCGCGAACGCGGATGGCGGACTCCTCGGGGATCCCTTCCTCGACCTCTCGGCCCGCGTGGGCACGGCCCCCGAAGGCGGCCTCCTCACGATGGCCTTCCATCCGCGGTACGCGGACAACGGCCAGGTCTTCGTCTACTACACCGATACGGGAGACGACACTGTGGTCGAGCGCTACACCGTCTCGGGGGATCCCGACCGTCTCGATCCGGGCTCCGCGAAGCGGATCCTCGCGCTCACCCAGCGTCGGCGGAACCACAACGGCGGCATGCTGCAGTTCGGACCCGACGGGATGCTGTACATCTTTCTCGGCGACGAGGGCGGGGCGGGCGACCCATTCGGCAACGGGCAGAATCCGGAGACGCTGCACGGTTCGATCCTTCGCATCGACGTCGATGGGGGCGACCCGTACGCGATCCCGGACGACAACCCCTTCGCAGGAGAGGAGGGCGGGCGGGGCGAGATCTGGGCCATCGGCGTCCGGAATCCGTGGCGCTCGACCTTCGACTTTGCGGACCACGTCCTCTACGTGGCGGACGTGGGCCAGAACGAACGCGAGGAAATCAACGCGGTGCCGGCGGGCGAGGCGGGCGTGAACTACGGCTGGAACACGATGGAGGGGTCGGCCTGTTACGAGAGTTCCGAGTGCGACATGTCGGGTCTCACGCTGCCCGTCGTCGAGTACGTCCACGACGGCAGCGTCTGCTCGGTGACCGGAGGATACGTGTACCGCGGATCACAGCTCCCCGAGATTGCGGGGCACTACTTCTACTCGGATTTCTGCACCGGCTTTCTGCGGAGTTTCCGCTTCGACGGCAGTCAGGCGACGGACGCGAGACGCTGGAACGTGGGAAGCCTCGGCGCGGTGTCCTCCTTCGGCGTCGACGGCTCCGGCGAACTCTACGTCGTGAACCTCACCGGCTCCGTGTCCCGACTGGAACGCCGCCAGCCTTAG